From a region of the uncultured Draconibacterium sp. genome:
- the rpsA gene encoding 30S ribosomal protein S1, with product MTEEKKKDLEQEVPETPVQDEKKEVVAETTEAKVEETAAEEKTEAPVEETEAEEKAEAPKAEAKKEEKTVETTAEADTDFDWDSLEEGRDAYSEKERGSLETLYNDTLNTVTEKEVLEGTVISLNKREVVVDIGYKSDGIVSLNEFRYNPELTIGDKVDVYIESLEDKKGQMILSHKKARATRSWERVNESLENDEIIKGYIKCRTKGGMIVDVFGIEAFLPGSQIDVKPIRDYDIYVGKTMEFKVVKINHEYRNVVVSHKALIEAELEQQKKEIIAKLEKGQVLEGTVKNVTSYGVFMDLGGVDGLIHITDLSWGRISHPSEIVELDQKLNVVILDFDDDKKRIALGLKQLTPHPWDNLDSELKVGDKVKGKVVVIADYGAFVEIAPGVEGLIHVSEMSWSQHLRSAQDFLSVGDEVEAAILTLDRDERKMSLGIKQLKEDPWSKIDTEYAVGSKHAAKVRNFTNFGVFVEITEGVDGLIHISDLSWTKKIKHPSEFTAIGEEIEVVVLDIDKDNRRLSLGHKQLEENPWDVFETIFTSDSIHEGTVVELMDKGAVIALPYGVEGFATPRHLVKEDGTSVKQDEKLDFKVIEFNKSAKRIIVSHSRIFEDVKRAAEGEQRKAQKSSNKRAMKSVSENIEKTTLGDVSDLAALKKQMEQEEKKDK from the coding sequence ATGACAGAAGAGAAGAAAAAAGATCTTGAGCAGGAAGTACCAGAAACTCCGGTTCAAGACGAAAAAAAAGAAGTAGTTGCAGAGACTACAGAAGCTAAGGTTGAAGAGACTGCAGCTGAAGAAAAAACAGAAGCTCCGGTTGAAGAAACTGAAGCTGAAGAAAAAGCGGAAGCTCCTAAAGCAGAAGCAAAAAAAGAAGAAAAAACAGTTGAAACAACTGCAGAAGCAGATACTGATTTCGACTGGGACAGCCTTGAAGAAGGTAGAGATGCTTATTCTGAAAAAGAAAGAGGCAGTCTTGAAACGCTTTACAACGACACACTAAACACCGTTACTGAAAAAGAAGTTCTGGAAGGAACTGTAATTTCATTAAACAAACGCGAAGTTGTTGTTGACATAGGTTACAAGTCGGACGGTATTGTTAGCTTGAACGAATTCCGCTACAATCCAGAGTTGACAATAGGCGACAAAGTAGATGTTTACATCGAAAGTCTTGAAGATAAAAAAGGACAGATGATCCTTTCGCACAAAAAAGCGCGTGCAACTCGTTCTTGGGAGCGTGTTAACGAATCGCTTGAAAACGATGAAATCATCAAGGGATACATCAAGTGTCGTACTAAAGGTGGTATGATCGTTGACGTATTTGGTATTGAAGCATTCTTGCCAGGTTCGCAAATTGATGTTAAACCTATCCGCGATTACGATATCTACGTTGGAAAAACAATGGAATTCAAAGTTGTTAAAATCAACCACGAATACCGTAACGTTGTTGTTTCGCACAAAGCACTTATCGAGGCTGAGCTTGAGCAACAGAAGAAAGAAATTATCGCTAAACTTGAAAAAGGTCAGGTACTTGAAGGAACCGTTAAAAACGTTACTTCATACGGTGTATTTATGGACCTTGGTGGTGTTGACGGATTGATCCACATCACTGACTTGTCTTGGGGACGTATTTCTCACCCAAGCGAGATCGTTGAATTAGACCAGAAACTGAACGTTGTTATCCTTGATTTTGATGATGACAAAAAACGTATCGCTCTTGGTCTGAAACAATTAACTCCTCACCCATGGGATAACCTGGATTCAGAGTTGAAAGTTGGCGACAAAGTAAAAGGTAAAGTTGTTGTTATTGCCGACTACGGTGCATTCGTTGAGATTGCTCCTGGAGTTGAAGGTTTGATCCACGTTTCAGAAATGAGCTGGAGCCAGCACCTGCGCAGTGCACAAGACTTCTTAAGCGTTGGCGACGAAGTTGAAGCAGCAATTCTTACTCTTGACCGCGACGAACGTAAAATGTCGTTGGGTATTAAACAACTGAAAGAAGATCCTTGGTCGAAAATTGATACTGAATACGCTGTTGGAAGCAAGCACGCTGCAAAAGTGCGCAACTTTACTAACTTCGGTGTATTTGTAGAAATTACTGAAGGTGTTGATGGTTTGATTCACATTTCAGACCTGAGCTGGACGAAAAAAATCAAGCACCCATCAGAATTCACTGCAATTGGTGAAGAAATTGAAGTTGTAGTACTTGACATCGACAAAGACAACCGTCGTTTGAGTTTAGGACACAAACAACTGGAAGAAAATCCATGGGATGTATTCGAAACCATTTTCACTTCTGATTCAATCCACGAAGGAACTGTGGTTGAGTTGATGGACAAAGGTGCTGTAATCGCACTTCCATACGGTGTTGAAGGATTCGCAACTCCACGTCACCTGGTGAAAGAAGATGGTACTTCAGTTAAGCAAGACGAAAAACTTGATTTCAAAGTGATCGAGTTCAACAAGTCGGCTAAACGAATCATTGTTTCTCACTCACGTATTTTCGAAGATGTGAAACGTGCAGCTGAAGGCGAGCAGCGTAAAGCTCAGAAAAGCTCTAACAAGCGCGCCATGAAATCAGTAAGCGAAAACATCGAAAAAACTACGCTTGGCGACGTAAGCGATTTGGCTGCGTTGAAGAAGCAAATGGAGCAAGAAGAGAAAAAAGACAAATAA
- the rfbA gene encoding glucose-1-phosphate thymidylyltransferase RfbA: MKGIILAGGSGTRLYPITRSISKQIIPVYDKPMIYYPLSVLMLAGIREILIISTPEDIGLYEKLFGDGSQLGLKLSYKIQPSPDGLAQAFILGEEFIGNDNVSMILGDNIFYGYKFRKILEQAATLEDGATVFGYYVNDPERYGVVEFDDAGKVISIEEKPDEPKSNYAVTGLYFYSNDVVEKAKDLKPSKRGELEITDLNRLYLEEKRLNVQLLSRGFAWLDTGTHDSLLQASNFISTIEQRQGLKVSCIEEIAWKKGYISTEQLIDLAKPLSKNQYGEYLLKIASKKAFTL; the protein is encoded by the coding sequence ATGAAGGGAATAATTTTAGCCGGCGGTTCAGGAACTCGTCTTTATCCAATTACACGATCAATTTCAAAACAAATAATTCCGGTTTACGATAAACCAATGATTTATTACCCGCTGTCGGTTTTAATGCTGGCAGGAATTCGTGAGATATTAATTATATCAACGCCCGAAGATATTGGGTTGTATGAGAAATTATTTGGCGATGGCTCGCAACTGGGCTTAAAGTTGTCGTATAAAATTCAGCCATCACCTGATGGTTTGGCACAAGCCTTTATTCTTGGCGAAGAATTTATTGGCAACGATAATGTGAGTATGATTCTTGGCGACAATATATTTTATGGTTATAAATTCAGAAAAATATTGGAACAGGCTGCAACACTAGAAGACGGTGCAACGGTTTTTGGTTACTACGTGAATGACCCGGAGCGCTACGGAGTGGTCGAATTTGACGATGCCGGTAAAGTAATTAGTATTGAGGAAAAACCGGATGAGCCAAAATCGAATTATGCAGTAACAGGACTTTATTTCTATTCCAATGATGTGGTTGAAAAAGCAAAAGATTTAAAGCCATCAAAACGTGGAGAGCTTGAAATTACAGATTTGAATCGTTTATATCTGGAAGAGAAACGTCTGAATGTACAACTGCTCAGCCGTGGTTTTGCCTGGCTGGATACCGGAACACACGACAGTTTGTTGCAGGCTTCTAATTTCATATCGACAATTGAGCAGCGCCAAGGCCTGAAGGTTTCGTGCATTGAAGAAATTGCATGGAAGAAGGGCTACATCAGTACCGAACAACTTATTGATTTGGCAAAACCACTCAGTAAAAATCAATACGGCGAATATTTATTAAAAATCGCCAGTAAAAAAGCATTTACACTTTAA
- the rfbD gene encoding dTDP-4-dehydrorhamnose reductase, with protein sequence MKILITGAYGQLGSELKVLSKNYPNWEFVFTDVDSLDITDEEQVKSYFADNNFKLVINCAAYTAVDKAESDFETAQKVNALAPRLLAKYSKAVGAKLIHVSTDYVFAGDAHLPYEETDTVAPNGAYGKTKLEGEQNCREENPETVIIRTAWLYSTFGNNFVKTMLRLGKERGELGVVFDQVGSPTNAADLADAILKVAGSEEFVPGIYHYSNEGVASWYDFALAIFELSGVNCKVKPVLSENFPTPAKRPAYSVLNKAKIKRTYKLEVPYWRDSLKICIKHLERE encoded by the coding sequence ATGAAAATATTAATAACAGGCGCATACGGACAACTGGGTAGCGAATTAAAAGTACTTAGTAAAAATTATCCCAATTGGGAATTTGTTTTTACCGATGTCGATTCGTTGGATATTACTGATGAAGAGCAAGTGAAAAGTTACTTTGCGGACAACAATTTTAAGCTGGTAATTAATTGTGCCGCTTACACGGCAGTTGATAAAGCCGAGTCGGATTTTGAAACAGCACAAAAAGTAAACGCTCTGGCACCCAGGCTTCTTGCAAAATATTCGAAAGCAGTTGGGGCAAAGCTGATCCATGTTTCAACTGATTATGTTTTTGCCGGCGATGCACATCTTCCTTACGAAGAGACAGATACAGTTGCTCCAAACGGAGCGTATGGTAAAACAAAGCTCGAAGGCGAGCAAAATTGCCGGGAAGAGAATCCGGAAACGGTTATCATCAGAACGGCATGGTTGTATTCAACATTCGGAAATAACTTTGTAAAAACAATGCTGCGCCTTGGTAAAGAAAGAGGTGAACTGGGCGTGGTTTTCGATCAGGTAGGATCGCCGACAAATGCCGCCGATCTGGCTGATGCAATTTTAAAAGTTGCCGGTAGTGAGGAGTTTGTACCGGGTATATATCATTACTCCAACGAAGGAGTAGCCAGCTGGTACGATTTCGCATTGGCAATTTTCGAACTGTCAGGAGTGAATTGTAAAGTGAAACCGGTACTTTCGGAGAACTTTCCGACACCGGCAAAACGTCCGGCCTACAGCGTGTTGAATAAAGCAAAGATAAAACGAACTTACAAGTTGGAAGTCCCTTACTGGCGTGATAGTTTAAAAATCTGTATAAAACATCTAGAAAGAGAATAA
- the rfbC gene encoding dTDP-4-dehydrorhamnose 3,5-epimerase, whose amino-acid sequence MNIVQTGIPGLVVIEPRVFEDDRGYFFETFQQEKYREAGIERPFIQDNESQSTKGVVRGLHFQLGDAAQAKLVRVIQGSVFDVAVDLRKGSPTFGKWFGVDLNENNKKQLYVPRGFAHGFSVLSETAIFTYKCDNLYNREAESSINPFDKTLGIDWHVKEKNALISEKDKNALVFEKAQMNFVY is encoded by the coding sequence ATGAATATAGTACAGACGGGGATCCCGGGATTAGTTGTTATTGAGCCGCGGGTGTTTGAAGATGACAGAGGGTATTTTTTCGAAACCTTTCAGCAGGAGAAATACCGCGAAGCAGGAATTGAAAGGCCATTTATACAAGATAATGAATCGCAATCGACAAAAGGAGTGGTGCGCGGTTTGCACTTTCAATTGGGCGATGCGGCACAGGCAAAGCTGGTGCGGGTTATCCAGGGAAGTGTATTTGATGTCGCAGTTGATTTACGTAAAGGATCGCCAACTTTTGGAAAGTGGTTTGGCGTGGATCTTAACGAAAATAATAAGAAACAGTTATATGTGCCGCGTGGTTTTGCTCACGGCTTCTCGGTTTTAAGCGAAACAGCTATTTTTACCTACAAATGCGATAACCTTTACAATCGCGAAGCCGAAAGTTCAATTAACCCGTTTGATAAAACATTGGGAATCGATTGGCATGTAAAAGAAAAGAACGCCTTAATTTCGGAGAAGGACAAAAATGCTCTGGTGTTTGAAAAGGCTCAAATGAATTTTGTTTATTAG